In Arvicanthis niloticus isolate mArvNil1 chromosome 4, mArvNil1.pat.X, whole genome shotgun sequence, a single window of DNA contains:
- the Mex3a gene encoding RNA-binding protein MEX3A, with product MPSLVVSGIMERNGGFGELGCFGGSAKDRGLLEDERALQLALDQLCLLGLGEPPAPTAGEDGGGGGGGAPAQPAAPPQPAPPPPPAAAPAAPSAAPAAQTPQPPTAPKGANDAKLCALYKEAELRLKGSSNTTECVPVPTSEHVAEIVGRQGCKIKALRAKTNTYIKTPVRGEEPVFMVTGRREDVATARREIISAAEHFSMIRASRNKSGAAFGVAPALPGQVTIRVRVPYRVVGLVVGPKGATIKRIQQQTNTYIITPSRDRDPVFEITGAPGNVERAREEIETHIAVRTGKILEYNSDGDFLAGSPDAALDSRYSDAWRVHAPGCKPLSTFRQNSLGCIGECGVDSAFEAPRLGEQGGDFGYGGYLFPGYGVGKQDVYYGVAETSPPLWAGQENATPTSVLFSSAASSSSAKARAGPPGTHRSPATSAGPEQLAGLPRRPPGEPLQGFSKLGAGGLRSPGGGRDCMVCFESEVTAALVPCGHNLFCMECAVRICERTDPECPVCHITATQAIRIFS from the exons ATGCCTAGTCTAGTGGTATCTGgaataatggaaagaaatggggGCTTTGGAGAACTAGGATGTTTCGGGGGAAGCGCTAAGGACCGAGGGCTGCTGGAAGACGAGCGCGCCCTTCAGCTGGCTCTTGATCAACTCTGCCTCCTGGGTTTGGGGGAGCCCCCCGCCCCCACGGCGGGCGAGGacgggggaggtggggggggcgGCGCCCCCGCGCAGCCGGCCGCCCCCCCGCAGCcggccccgccgccgccgcccgcggCGGCCCCGGCCGCCCCGAGCGCGGCCCCCGCGGCGCAGACGCCCCAGCCCCCCACCGCCCCCAAAGGGGCGAACGACGCCAAGCTCTGCGCGCTCTACAAAGAGGCCGAGCTGCGCCTGAAGGGCAGCAGCAACACCACGGAGTGCGTTCCCGTGCCCACCTCTGAGCACGTGGCCGAGATCGTGGGCAGGCAAG GCTGCAAGATTAAGGCACTGAGGGCCAAGACCAACACCTACATCAAGACACCAGTGCGAGGTGAGGAGCCGGTGTTCATGGTGACTGGGAGGCGGGAAGACGTGGCCACAGCCCGGCGGGAGATCATCTCGGCAGCTGAGCACTTCTCCATGATAAGAGCCTCACGCAACAAGTCTGGCGCCGCCTTTGGCGTAGCCCCTGCTCTGCCAGGCCAAGTGACCATCCGTGTACGAGTGCCCTACCGCGTGGTGGGACTGGTGGTTGGCCCCAAGGGAGCGACCATTAAACGTATCCAGCAGCAGACCAACACATACATCATCACTCCCAGCCGGGACCGCGACCCGGTGTTTGAGATCACCGGCGCCCCGGGCAACGTGGAGCGTGCGCGGGAGGAGATCGAGACGCACATAGCAGTTCGCACCGGCAAGATACTTGAGTACAACAGCGACGGCGACTTCCTGGCTGGCAGCCCCGACGCTGCCCTGGACAGCCGCTATTCAGACGCCTGGCGGGTGCATGCTCCAGGCTGTAAGCCGCTCTCCACCTTCAGGCagaacagcctgggctgcataggcGAGTGCGGCGTGGACTCGGCCTTTGAGGCCCCGCGCCTAGGCGAGCAGGGCGGGGACTTCGGCTACGGTGGATATCTGTTTCCGGGCTACGGCGTGGGCAAGCAGGACGTGTACTATGGCGTGGCGGAGACAAGCCCCCCGCTGTGGGCGGGCCAGGAGAACGCCACGCCCACCTCGGTGCTCTTCTCCtctgctgcctcctcttcttcagcCAAGGCACGCGCGGGGCCCCCAGGCACTCATCGCTCTCCTGCCACCTCTGCGGGGCCAGAGCAGCTGGCCGGGCTCCCTCGGAGGCCTCCCGGAGAGCCACTGCAGGGTTTCTCTAAACTGGGGGCCGGCGGGCTGCGGAGCCCCGGCGGTGGGCGGGACTGCATGGTGTGCTTTGAGAGCGAAGTGACAGCAGCCCTGGTGCCCTGTGGACACAACCTTTTCTGCATGGAGTGTGCAGTACGCATCTGCGAGAGGACGGACCCCGAGTGTCCTGTCTGCCACATCACCGCCACACAAGCCATCCGAATATTTTCCTAA
- the Rab25 gene encoding ras-related protein Rab-25: MGNRTDEDYNFVFKVVLIGESGVGKTNLLSRFTRNEFSHDSRTTIGVEFSTRTVMLGTAAVKAQIWDTAGLERYRAITSAYYRGAVGALLVFDLTKHQTYAVVERWLKELYDHAEATIVVMLVGNKSDLSQAREVPTEEACMFAENNGLLFLETSALDSTNVELAFETVLKEIFAKVSKQRQNSTRTSAITLGNAQAEQDAGPGEKRACCISL, translated from the exons ATGGGAAATCGAACAGATGAAGATTATAATTTTGTCTTTAAGG TGGTGCTGATCGGCGAGTCAGGAGTGGGCAAGACCAATCTGCTGTCCCGGTTCACCCGCAATGAGTTCAGCCACGACAGCCGCACCACCATCGGGGTTGAGTTCTCCACCCGCACTGTAATGCTGGGCACCGCTGCTGTCAAGGCACAGATCTGGGACACAGCTGGCCTGGAGCGATACAGAGCCATCACCTCTGC GTACTATCGTGGAGCCGTGGGGGCACTCCTGGTATTTGACCTGACCAAGCACCAGACCTACGCTGTGGTGGAACGCTGGCTAAAGGAGCTGTATGACCATGCAGAAGCCACAATTGTTGTCATGCTTGTGGGGAACAAAAGTGACCTCAGCCAGGCCCGAGAGGTCCCCACTGAGGAGGCCTGCATGTTTGCTG AAAACAATGGTTTGCTGTTCCTGGAGACCTCAGCCCTGGACTCCACCAATGTTGAGCTAGCCTTTGAGACTGTCCTCAAAG AGATCTTTGCAAAGGTGTCCAAGCAGAGGCAGAACAGCACCCGGACCAGTGCCATCACCCTGGGCAATGCCCAAGCTGAACAGGATGCTGGCCCTGGGGAGAAGAGAGCCTGTTGCATCAGCCTCTGA